Proteins found in one Oncorhynchus mykiss isolate Arlee chromosome 3, USDA_OmykA_1.1, whole genome shotgun sequence genomic segment:
- the LOC110519931 gene encoding GPI mannosyltransferase 2 isoform X1 — protein sequence MDVKTVLQFAATTRGLSLLIQALLNAAIPDHEADAFTPPRAEEPRLLDPAVQWFLGGLSHWDAEHFLFIAERGYLYEHNYAFFPLFPVILRGLAETILRPLSGCLTLRGRLLLAVALGNSALFLLSVVALYGLGRVVLQDRRLALVSSLLYCLTPANVFMTAGYSESLFAALTFGGLFLLERGYTFRACLALSIATAARANGLVNVGFLLYLPLQQALSKIWGLRKDNNRHNKCLHYTWIIARLLFTAALGTAVIALPFLVFQYYGYRVFCTPSLSLEQVSPALIQLAEDKGYRVPDENAPPPLWCLRPLPLLYSHIQDVYWDVGFLRYFQLKQIPNFLLALPMATLGMAAAYMYYRANPTRCLRLGLWDGGANKRPDKPTPGFYSPRVFLYVVHATMLLGFGTFCMHVQVLTRFLSSSSPVPFWISAHLLLLYEPLLQRRSPPTYNKGQQRGTPRTVFLYLPQNPIVHLLSRWKTCSIPTRWILGYFISYWLMGLALHCNFLPWT from the exons ATGGACGTGAAGACGGTTCTGCAATTTGCCGCCACCACAAGAGGCTTGTCACTACTAATACAG GCTCTCCTAAATGCTGCAATCCCAGATCACGAAGCTGATGCATTCACTCCTCCACGTGCAGAGGAGCCTCGGCTTCTGGACCCTGCAGTGCAATGGTTTCTAGGGGGCCTTTCCCACTGGGATGCAGAGCATTTCCTCTTCATTGCTGAGAGGGGTTACCTGTATGAGCACAACTACGCCTTCTTCCCCCTGTTCCCTGTCATACTGCGGGGGCTTGCAGAGACTATACTACGGCCCCTCAGTGGCTGTCTTACACTACGTGGACGCCTGCTACTGGCTGTTGCCTTGGGTAACAGCGCCCTCTTCCTGCTGAGTGTGGTAGCACTGTATGGACTCGGCCGTGTGGTGCTGCAGGATCGCCGTCTTGCTCTAGTCTCAAGTTTACTCTACTGTCTCACCCCTGCCAATGTCTTCATGACTGCTGGTTACTCAGAGAGCCTGTTTGCTGCATTGACCTTCGGTGGCCTCTTTCTCCTTGAGAGAGGATACACCTTCAGAGCCTGTCTGGCTCTGAGTATAGCTACTGCTGCGAGAGCCAATGGACTTGTTAATGTAGGATTCTTGCTGTATCTGCCCCTGCAACAGGCCCTGTCCAAGATCTGGGGACTGCGTAAGGACAATAACAGGCACAACAAATGCCTCCACTACACCTGGATCATCGCACGTCTCCTGTTCACGGCTGCATTGGGCACAGCAGTTATTGCGCTCCCCTTCTTGGTCTTCCAGTACTATGGGTACAGGGTGTTCTGTACACCCTCCCTCTCCTTGGAGCAGGTTTCCCCTGCCCTCATCCAGCTTGCTGAGGATAAAGGCTACAGGGTCCCTGACGAAAACGCACCCCCACCACTCTGGTGCCTGCGACCCCTCCCCTTGCTCTACTCTCATATCCAGGATGTGTATTGGGATGTGGGCTTCTTGCGCTACTTCCAGCTTAAGCAGATACCCAACTTCCTGCTGGCACTGCCCATGGCAACTCTGGGCATGGCGGCAGCCTACATGTACTATAGGGCTAACCCAACCAGGTGTCTGAGACTGGGGCTGTGGGACGGAGGGGCAAATAAACGGCCAGACAAACCCACACCTGGATTTTACAGCCCCAGggtgtttttgtatgtggtgcATGCTACAATGCTCCTGGGATTTGGAACATTCTGCATGCATGTGCAG GTTTTGACCCGgtttctgtcttcctcctcccctgtacctttctggatcagtGCCCACCTGCTCTTACTCTACGAGCCTCTCCTTCAGCGAAGGTCACCACCCACATACAATAAGGGGCAGCAGCGGGGGACACCTAGGACTGTCTTCTTGTACTTACCCCAAAACCCCATTGTTCATCTACTGTCCCGCTGGAAGACATGCTCTATTCCCACACGATGGATTCTAGGGTACTTCATCTCCTATTGGCTTATGGGCCTGGCACTGCACTGTAACTTCTTACCATGGACTTGA
- the LOC110519931 gene encoding GPI mannosyltransferase 2 isoform X2 has translation MDVKTVLQFAATTRGLSLLIQALLNAAIPDHEADAFTPPRAEEPRLLDPAVQWFLGGLSHWDAEHFLFIAERGYLYEHNYAFFPLFPVILRGLAETILRPLSGCLTLRGRLLLAVALGNSALFLLSVVALYGLGRVVLQDRRLALVSSLLYCLTPANVFMTAGYSESLFAALTFGGLFLLERGYTFRACLALSIATAARANGLVNVGFLLYLPLQQALSKIWGLRKDNNRHNKCLHYTWIIARLLFTAALGTAVIALPFLVFQYYGYRVFCTPSLSLEQVSPALIQLAEDKGYRVPDENAPPPLWCLRPLPLLYSHIQDVYWDVGFLRYFQLKQIPNFLLALPMATLGMAAAYMYYRANPTRCLRLGLWDGGANKRPDKPTPGFYSPRVFLYVVHATMLLGFGTFCMHVQCPPALTLRASPSAKVTTHIQ, from the exons ATGGACGTGAAGACGGTTCTGCAATTTGCCGCCACCACAAGAGGCTTGTCACTACTAATACAG GCTCTCCTAAATGCTGCAATCCCAGATCACGAAGCTGATGCATTCACTCCTCCACGTGCAGAGGAGCCTCGGCTTCTGGACCCTGCAGTGCAATGGTTTCTAGGGGGCCTTTCCCACTGGGATGCAGAGCATTTCCTCTTCATTGCTGAGAGGGGTTACCTGTATGAGCACAACTACGCCTTCTTCCCCCTGTTCCCTGTCATACTGCGGGGGCTTGCAGAGACTATACTACGGCCCCTCAGTGGCTGTCTTACACTACGTGGACGCCTGCTACTGGCTGTTGCCTTGGGTAACAGCGCCCTCTTCCTGCTGAGTGTGGTAGCACTGTATGGACTCGGCCGTGTGGTGCTGCAGGATCGCCGTCTTGCTCTAGTCTCAAGTTTACTCTACTGTCTCACCCCTGCCAATGTCTTCATGACTGCTGGTTACTCAGAGAGCCTGTTTGCTGCATTGACCTTCGGTGGCCTCTTTCTCCTTGAGAGAGGATACACCTTCAGAGCCTGTCTGGCTCTGAGTATAGCTACTGCTGCGAGAGCCAATGGACTTGTTAATGTAGGATTCTTGCTGTATCTGCCCCTGCAACAGGCCCTGTCCAAGATCTGGGGACTGCGTAAGGACAATAACAGGCACAACAAATGCCTCCACTACACCTGGATCATCGCACGTCTCCTGTTCACGGCTGCATTGGGCACAGCAGTTATTGCGCTCCCCTTCTTGGTCTTCCAGTACTATGGGTACAGGGTGTTCTGTACACCCTCCCTCTCCTTGGAGCAGGTTTCCCCTGCCCTCATCCAGCTTGCTGAGGATAAAGGCTACAGGGTCCCTGACGAAAACGCACCCCCACCACTCTGGTGCCTGCGACCCCTCCCCTTGCTCTACTCTCATATCCAGGATGTGTATTGGGATGTGGGCTTCTTGCGCTACTTCCAGCTTAAGCAGATACCCAACTTCCTGCTGGCACTGCCCATGGCAACTCTGGGCATGGCGGCAGCCTACATGTACTATAGGGCTAACCCAACCAGGTGTCTGAGACTGGGGCTGTGGGACGGAGGGGCAAATAAACGGCCAGACAAACCCACACCTGGATTTTACAGCCCCAGggtgtttttgtatgtggtgcATGCTACAATGCTCCTGGGATTTGGAACATTCTGCATGCATGTGCAG tGCCCACCTGCTCTTACTCTACGAGCCTCTCCTTCAGCGAAGGTCACCACCCACATACAATAA